The window AATCTACGATTAATGTCGTTTCTCTGCCCACAGACATCGCTTATTTAGCGTCCGATGTCACTTATTTCTCGTCCGACATCATTAATTTCCCGTCCGATGTCTCTTAACTAACGCCCGACATCGCTTATTTCTTGTCCGATGTCATGTAATTTGCAGCTGACATCAGCAGTTGTTCAATTGATGTCATCTCTCATTGCTCAACGACGATCAGCTTTCCTCGCAACATGTCCATCCCGCAGGCGAATGCGATCTCGCCGGCTTCGGTTGGCGTGAATTCGACCAGGACTGTCTCGCCGACGGGTAGTTTCTTTCGTATCTTTTGCTTGGCAAAGACGACCTCGCCGCCACAATTCTCCGAATCGGCTCGATAGAAAGCTAACTTAACAGGTTGTCCTTTGACGAACGAAACGGATGACGGCTCGTAGCCTTTAGATGAAACAGTGATCTTCGTCGCTCCCGCAGGAACGTTCGCGGCCTTCACCTGTTTAGCCGAACCTGCCGGAACATTCACGATAAACGGAACGCTGATAACCTTCCCGCCACGTTGAAACTGGGCCCAAAGCTTGTAAAGCCCCGCCCGTGGGAACGCGGTATGAGCCGAAACCTCGTAAGCACTTGGTTTTTTCGGGTCTTTCGAATCTGCCCCGTGCGAATGGCCGTCGGCATTGTGATCTTTTTCTTTCTTATCGCCGTCCATCTTCATCCCGTCCATCTTTTCGCCTTTCGCTATCGGGTGTGCGTGGACGAAATCGACGAGGTCTTCACTAATGATGACGAAGTGCGCCAGTTCGCCCAGGTAATTTTGCAGATCGGTCGCGGGCTTTCCGGTTTTCGCGTCAAAGACCGCGAAATCAAGCGTCAGTTCCTGTCCCGCCTCGATCTTCGCACTCGGCTTCATCGTCACCTTCACGCCATCAACCGATTTTTCCAGCTTTGTATCCGCAACGAGAGCAACCTTTGCCCTTTCAGTTCCCGAGACCTTCACATCAATGCGTTCGACCACTTGCCTCGCATTAGGCGGCGTGAAGTCGGCGTAGAACTTAAAGTCGCCGCCGTTCGGAAACGTGTGCTGAACTCGATAAGATCCATCGGCCGACGGCTCGGGATGAATGTGGTAAAACTCCGCGAGGTCCTTAGACACGATCAGCAAGTGCATCGGCTTTTCGTGAACGATCTGAAGATCCTTAACGACCGCGTTCTTACTGTCCTTAACAGTAAAAACCAGCGTCGCCGGAGCACCGGCCTGAATCTGGCCCGGCTCCGTTTTAAAATCAACCTTAAAGGCCGAATCCGAAGCGACCATGTTCGCGGAATTGGTTTCACTGACAACCACACTTGCGGCATTCGTGTTGTTAACGCCTTGCGAATTTGCCCCGACATTACATGCCGTTAAAAAATGCCAAATGATGAAATTACTAAAACTGTTCCCAAAATCATTTTCTTTGTCATTATTCTTTCTCTCGATTTTTTTCCTTGGCGATCACTTCTCTTGATCTATTCACCAGCCTGCGTAGTTCGAAGCTGATACACGCCTTCAATGACGACCCTATCGCCTTCCTTTAATCCTGATACGATCTCGTAGAAATCCGCACCTTCGGCCCCCAGTGCGATTTGACGCCTCTCGAACGTCTCACCACCATCGAAGACAAACACAAAAGTCTCACCTTGCTCGCGAACAACCGCTGATTTCGGAACAGCCAAAACCTTGCGGTCTCCACTTGTGTCGATGGTGATCTCAATGAAATTACCGTCCTTAAGCCGGTTGAATGGATTCTTGACCTCGTAAATGACCGGGAAGGTCCGCGTCTGTTCATTAACGGTTTGTCCGATCGAAACAAGTCTCCCATCACCATCAGCAGTACCAATTGTGTAGACCTCGCCGGCCAGGGCCGAAGATGTAAAGCTTGCCCGTGTGGATTCTCGAACCGTCGTGAGGTCTTTCTCAAAAACCTGAGCTTCTAGAAGCACGGTGGACAAATTGACGATGTTGAGTAATTCGGCCCCGCTTGCGACCTGCTGGCCGCTCGTGGCTTTGATCTGGTCGATTATTCCCGTTATGGGCGATATTAACGGAAAATTCCGCATGGGCTGCCTGACCGTAGGCGAGCGGAAAATACTTTGTCCGGCCTGGGCGGATTTGATCTGCTCGCCCAATAAAACGACCTGCTTCTCGGCCGAAGTTACTTCATCGTCGATAACCTTTACGGCTGTTTGCGCTTCCTCGACACGTTTTCGCGGTACCGCCCCGACTTCCAAAAGGTTCTGCGATCTTCGAAGTTCACGCTGCGCCTGCGCGAGACGCGTCCTTGCTTGCCCGGCCGCAGCTCGTGATTGTGCCTGTTGCGACTGGAGCGAAAGGACAGTATTTTCGGAGTTCCAACTTCCGCGCTTCAACCTCCCGCTGCTGCGCTTCGACATCCAGTCTTTGCGACTCGAGCCCGGTCTGTCCCGATACATCTAGCACTTGTTCGACGTATCCAATCTGTTCGCCGCGACCAACAGCAGAACCTAAAGATACCGCCTGATTAAGAACGATCCTTCCCGGCACCTGAGCCGTCACAACTCCTTTAGCGTCCGGTCGAGCCCTGACTACTCCCGTGGTTTTCAAACCGCTCGTAATTTGCCTCGTGTCGATCAACTGAGTCTTTATCCCAAACAGTAGCTGCGATTCTTTCGGCACGGTGATCGTCGTTCCCTTTGACAACTCGTTAACCGCTGCAGTTGAAAAGGCGTCTGGAGGAATCGCAGCCGTTTCGCGCGTCTGAGAAGGCGGAATAAGATACGCCAGTACAACCGTGCTCAATAGAAACACCGTTAGAACAATCGCACCTACCGGTGCAAGTCGCCGAAAAGACGTATCCCCTTTTCTTTTCAAGGCATAAAAGACAACCGCGAACGAAGCACCCGAAAGCACAAGCAGGATCAGAAGACCGACCCAAAAAGATGTGCGGATCGGTGCTCGTGAAACTGTGACAGGGAAATCAGCCGAAAAAGTCCTTTTGTCTTCCGTGGTTATAGAAAAAGCTATTTTGTAGTCGCCCGCGCTGTCAAAAACATAAATCCCCCGGTACAAACCGCCCGGCTCTTCCGTCGCCAGCATATTCCCGGCAACTACCGCACCGTCAGGCTTTGTAATGCTAAACACGACGGCGGCCTTTTCGACCGGGAGCGGCCCCGAACCGAACCCGCCCTGAACCGTCTCGCTCAACGAAACAAGTACGTGTCCCGTTTCACCCGGAGCGGATCGCCGGGAAGACGTTTCATAATGACGGTCAGCTCGCCGCTGTCGTTTTTCACATTCCGTTCGGAGGTGATCGTCGTAATCGGAGTCGATCCCGCCGCCGCAGGAACTGGAGCCTCTGCAGCGAACGACGGTACGAGGCATAAAGAGATAAGGAAAAATGCTATCTGACTTCGCCTCACTTTCGCACTCCCGGAACGAGCCCTGAGCATCAATTTTTTGATCGGCCTATCCATTAATGTGTGTGTGCCTTGCCGTACAGAGCTTGCATCGACAGAACGTCGATCCTTATGGCGTCAGTGATTGCTTTTGCCAGATCATCCTTTGCACCGTTTGCCTTGATATCAGCC is drawn from Acidobacteriota bacterium and contains these coding sequences:
- a CDS encoding efflux RND transporter periplasmic adaptor subunit gives rise to the protein MKRGSWNSENTVLSLQSQQAQSRAAAGQARTRLAQAQRELRRSQNLLEVGAVPRKRVEEAQTAVKVIDDEVTSAEKQVVLLGEQIKSAQAGQSIFRSPTVRQPMRNFPLISPITGIIDQIKATSGQQVASGAELLNIVNLSTVLLEAQVFEKDLTTVRESTRASFTSSALAGEVYTIGTADGDGRLVSIGQTVNEQTRTFPVIYEVKNPFNRLKDGNFIEITIDTSGDRKVLAVPKSAVVREQGETFVFVFDGGETFERRQIALGAEGADFYEIVSGLKEGDRVVIEGVYQLRTTQAGE
- a CDS encoding cupredoxin domain-containing protein, with the translated sequence MVVSETNSANMVASDSAFKVDFKTEPGQIQAGAPATLVFTVKDSKNAVVKDLQIVHEKPMHLLIVSKDLAEFYHIHPEPSADGSYRVQHTFPNGGDFKFYADFTPPNARQVVERIDVKVSGTERAKVALVADTKLEKSVDGVKVTMKPSAKIEAGQELTLDFAVFDAKTGKPATDLQNYLGELAHFVIISEDLVDFVHAHPIAKGEKMDGMKMDGDKKEKDHNADGHSHGADSKDPKKPSAYEVSAHTAFPRAGLYKLWAQFQRGGKVISVPFIVNVPAGSAKQVKAANVPAGATKITVSSKGYEPSSVSFVKGQPVKLAFYRADSENCGGEVVFAKQKIRKKLPVGETVLVEFTPTEAGEIAFACGMDMLRGKLIVVEQ